Proteins encoded together in one Lathyrus oleraceus cultivar Zhongwan6 chromosome 5, CAAS_Psat_ZW6_1.0, whole genome shotgun sequence window:
- the LOC127086374 gene encoding expansin-A20: protein MVLSQMGALHSTLVYLIFLHSFNTVAYKDQEWSKATATYAKDTEGSLITEGACGYGDLHKASYGKHSVGLSTILFNRGTTCGACYEIRCVDHILWCVLGSPSVIVTATDFCPPNYGLSVDYGGWCNFPRQHFELSQPAFSEIAKTKADIIPVQYRRVKCERSGGMKFTMSGSSHFYQVLITNVGQEGEVFAVKVKGSRTGWIPMARNWGMNWHCNVNLQHQPLSFKVTSSTGKTLASYNVAPSNWQFGQTFQGKQF from the exons ATGGTGTTATCTCAGATGGGTGCTCTTCACTCCACACTTGTCTACTTGATTTTCTTACATTCATTCAACACTGTTGCTTACAAGGATCAAGAATGGAGCAAAGCCACTGCAACTTACGCCAAAGACACAGAGGGATCCCTCATTACAG AAGGAGCTTGTGGTTACGGAGATCTTCACAAAGCTAGCTACGGAAAGCACAGTGTTGGATTAAGCACAATTTTGTTCAACAGAGGGACTACGTGTGGGGCTTGCTACGAGATCAGATGTGTTGACCATATCTTGTGGTGTGTGCTTGGAAGCCCTTCTGTAATTGTTACCGCCACTGATTTCTGTCCTCCTAATTACGGTCTCTCAGTTGATTATGGTGGCTGGTGTAACTTTCCAAGACAACATTTTGAGTTGTCACAACCTGCATTTTCTGAAATTGCCAAAACAAAAGCCGATATTATTCCGGTTCAGTATAGAAG AGTGAAGTGTGAAAGAAGTGGTGGGATGAAGTTTACAATGAGTGGAAGTTCTCATTTCTATCAAGTTCTAATTACTAATGTGGGGCAAGAAGGTGAAGTGTTTGCTGTGAAAGTGAAGGGATCTAGAACAGGATGGATACCAATGGCAAGGAATTGGGGAATGAATTGGCACTGCAATGTCAACCTTCAACATCAGCCTTTGTCCTTTAAGGTAACCAGCAGCACTGGAAAAACACTCGCATCTTACAATGTAGCACCATCAAACTGGCAATTTGGACAGACATTTCAAGGAAAACAATTTTAA